One genomic segment of Lampris incognitus isolate fLamInc1 chromosome 2, fLamInc1.hap2, whole genome shotgun sequence includes these proteins:
- the klhl21 gene encoding kelch-like protein 21, with product MEKPFLQTQQSTLPFFDTAHAFNLLRGIHELRAERKFFDVTLCAEGREFHCHRTVLAAASTYFRAMFAGTLRESAMDRVVLHEVSAELLGLLVDFCYTGRVTVTQDNVDLLLKTADLFQFPSVKEACCAFLEQRLDVSNCLEIQDFAEAYACRELAASARRFVLKNIMELAKGTDFERLPWKRLLEFVSDNELCVDKEETAYQIAVRWVKADLQRRLHYWPELLQQVRLPFVRRFFLLAHVESDPLVYLSPTCLRMVSEARSFQSCEYDRHDRPCHRMRPRPSTGLAEILVMVGGCDQDCDELVTVDCYNPQTGQWRYLAEFPDHLGGGYSISALGNDMYVTGGSDGSRLYDGVWRYKSSVNEWTEVSPMLKAREYHSSCVLKGQLYVVASDSTERYDQALDCWEALPPMLHPMDNCSTTTCSGRLYAIGTLTGEDTMAIQCYDADTNRWSLVNCGQLPPWSFAPKTVTLNGLIYFVRDDSAEVDVYNPQKNEWDKISPMNQVHVGGSVAALGGKLYVSGGYDNTFELSDVVEAYDTTTCTWSPAGRLPQPTFWHGSVSIFRQFMPLVASAFEPVDIPESNAIHLHRHQRNQALHNLNNNFNQDQNQDMNAAH from the exons ATGGAGAAGCCATTCCTTCAGACCCAGCAATCCACACTGCCCTTCTTTGACACAGCCCATGCCTTCAACCTGCTTCGGGGAATCCATGAGCTTCGTGCCGAACGCAAGTTCTTTGATGTCACCTTGTGTGCAGAGGGCCGTGAGTTCCACTGCCACCGCACAGTGttggctgctgccagcacctacttcCGAGCCATGTTTGCTGGGACTTTGAGGGAGAGTGCCATGGACCGCGTGGTCCTGCATGAGGTGTCGGCTGAGCTACTGGGCCTGCTGGTAGATTTTTGCTACACGGGCCGGGTCACTGTCACCCAGGACAATGTGGACCTTCTGCTGAAGACAGCTGATCTGTTTCAGTTTCCCTCTGTCAAAGAGGCTTGCTGCGCATTCCTAGAGCAGCGCCTGGATGTCTCTAACTGCCTGGAGATTCAGGACTTTGCGGAGGCCTATGCATGCCGAGAGCTGGCTGCCAGCGCACGCCGCTTTGTCCTCAAAAACATCATGGAGCTGGCTAAAGGAACGGACTTTGAGCGGTTGCCATGGAAGCGGCTCCTCGAGTTCGTGTCGGACAATGAGCTTTGTGTGGACAAGGAGGAGACAGCCTATCAAATTGCTGTGCGCTGGGTAAAAGCAGATCTCCAAAGGAGACTGCACTACTGGCCTGAGCTCCTCCAGCAGGTTCGACTTCCTTTCGTCAGGAGGTTCTTCCTACTGGCCCATGTGGAGAGCGATCCGCTGGTCTACCTTTCACCAACCTGCCTCCGTATGGTCAGTGAGGCCCGTAGCTTTCAGTCCTGCGAGTATGACCGCCATGACAGACCGTGCCACCGCATGCGGCCGCGGCCCTCCACCGGGCTGGCTGAGATCCTTGTGATGGTGGGAGGGTGCGACCAGGACTGTGATGAGCTGGTCACTGTAGACTGTTACAACCCTCAAACTGGACAGTGGCGCTACCTGGCGGAGTTCCCTGATCACCTTGGAGGTGGCTACAGTATATCTGCCCTCGGAAATGATATGTATGTTACAG GTGGTTCTGATGGCTCTCgcctatatgatggtgtgtgGCGCTACAAGTCCAGTGTCAatgagtggacagaggtgtcaccCATGCTGAAGGCCCGCGAATATCACAGCTCTTGTGTACTGAAGGGCCAACTTTATGTGGTGGCCTCTGACAGCACTGAACGCTACGACCAAGCCTTGGACTGCTGGGAGGCCCTGCCACCCATGCTGCACCCCATGGACAACTGTTCCACCACCACTTGCAGCGGGCGTCTTTATGCCATAGGCACTTTGACAGGAGAGGACACCATGGCTATCCAGTGCTATGATGCAGACACCAACCGCTGGTCCTTAGTCAACTGTGGTCAACTGCCCCCATGGTCCTTTGCTCCTAAAACTGTCACGCTCAATGGCCTCATCTACTTTGTAAG GGATGACTCAGCTGAGGTTGATGTTTACAACCCTCAGAAGAATGAGTGGGACAAAATCAGTCCGATGAACCAG GTCCATGTAGGAGGTAGTGTTGCAGCACTGGGAGGTAAACTATACGTATCTGGTGGCTATGACAACACGTTTGAGCTGTCAGACGTGGTAGAAGCCTATGATACCACCACCTGCACTTGGTCCCCAGCTGGACGACTACCCCAGCCGACCTTCTGGCATGGCAGCGTCAGCATATTCCGCCAGTTCATGCCCCTTGTGGCCAGTGCATTCGAACCTGTCGACATACCTGAGTCGAATGCCATCCACTTGCACCGGCACCAACGTAATCAGGCTCTACACAATCTCAACAACAATTTCAACCAAGACCAGAACCAGGACATGAACGCAGCACACTGA